The Synechocystis sp. PCC 7509 genome includes a window with the following:
- a CDS encoding DALR anticodon-binding domain-containing protein, with the protein MSIEYHCCQWCLAYPAIKQLALQQLKTAANRYFVNSPLPLVDSMSTSYRANGCCQVTYRTNVAFVFSKVLNIPPLEIAKDFATFYAVTEVHQPDFELAVVAPGFLQLKLTELKLANWLQCLPLGALVLANLPLPKYSRALSNKYSLFAIQYAHARCYSLMQLAQREGLITLEEISTNQIKSMFPDLIYLPEATKILTINHWQTLVGLNYNQQFQFCHPAEYALITQLVKVVDDFCCSPKLILDDWAKIAISLSQAFADFYSHCQIFGATKTQTPDLARSRLSLILATYTVLKLVLQRLGVFAPQEL; encoded by the coding sequence TTGAGTATAGAATATCACTGCTGTCAATGGTGTTTAGCCTATCCAGCAATTAAGCAACTAGCTTTACAGCAGTTAAAAACGGCGGCGAACAGGTATTTTGTGAATAGTCCATTGCCGCTAGTTGATTCTATGTCTACATCCTACCGAGCTAACGGTTGCTGTCAAGTAACTTATAGGACAAACGTAGCATTTGTATTCAGTAAGGTTTTAAATATTCCTCCTTTAGAAATAGCCAAAGACTTTGCTACTTTTTATGCGGTTACTGAGGTACACCAGCCAGATTTTGAACTCGCTGTAGTCGCGCCAGGTTTTTTGCAGTTAAAACTGACAGAGCTTAAACTAGCCAATTGGTTGCAATGCCTGCCATTGGGAGCGCTAGTATTAGCTAACTTACCTCTACCAAAATATTCTAGGGCTTTAAGCAATAAATATAGTTTGTTTGCAATTCAATATGCTCATGCACGTTGCTATAGTTTGATGCAGTTAGCTCAAAGAGAAGGATTGATTACTTTAGAAGAAATATCAACTAATCAAATTAAGTCAATGTTTCCTGACTTAATTTACTTGCCGGAAGCCACAAAGATTTTAACTATTAATCATTGGCAGACGTTAGTAGGATTAAATTACAACCAGCAATTCCAGTTCTGTCATCCTGCCGAATATGCTCTAATTACTCAGCTTGTCAAGGTAGTAGACGACTTTTGCTGTTCTCCCAAATTAATCTTAGATGACTGGGCAAAAATAGCAATAAGTTTAAGTCAAGCTTTTGCAGATTTTTATAGCCATTGTCAAATTTTTGGTGCCACAAAAACCCAAACACCCGATTTAGCGCGATCGCGCTTAAGTTTAATCTTAGCGACTTACACAGTCTTAAAACTTGTGTTACAACGGTTGGGAGTTTTTGCGCCCCAAGAACTCTAA
- a CDS encoding Cof-type HAD-IIB family hydrolase: protein MQIFVDKDPEIKPREIKLLVLDIDGTIAGSSNTINSRVLQAVKAVQNRGVQVAIATGRMYRSALRFHQDIGSALPLLAYQGAWIQDPSSGELHRHWCVDPNTAHQLLDYFEQPQLQNLLSVHFYINDRLYVREITPETEIYALRSGIEPIAVGDLRRVLGEAPTKVLALSDDTEVIDRLLGNLRQRYTPAELYLTKSVATFFEATNPLVNKGTGVRYLAEELLKIDAANVMTIGDNFNDVEMLEYAGLGIAMGNAPAGVQAVAQWVAPGVEQDGAAVAIEKYLLENN, encoded by the coding sequence ATGCAGATATTTGTAGACAAAGATCCAGAAATAAAGCCAAGGGAAATTAAATTGCTCGTGCTAGATATTGATGGCACGATCGCTGGATCGTCAAATACAATCAATTCCCGCGTCTTACAAGCTGTTAAAGCGGTGCAAAATCGTGGCGTACAAGTAGCGATCGCCACCGGGAGAATGTATCGTTCGGCTTTGCGTTTCCATCAAGACATTGGCTCGGCTTTGCCCCTATTAGCCTATCAGGGGGCTTGGATTCAAGATCCTAGTAGCGGAGAACTTCACCGTCATTGGTGCGTCGATCCTAATACCGCCCACCAACTTTTAGACTACTTTGAGCAACCGCAATTGCAAAATCTCTTGTCGGTGCATTTTTACATCAATGATCGCCTGTACGTCCGGGAAATTACCCCAGAAACAGAGATTTATGCGCTTAGATCAGGAATAGAACCAATTGCTGTTGGAGACTTGCGCCGCGTCCTTGGCGAAGCACCAACCAAGGTTTTAGCTTTAAGTGACGATACCGAGGTAATAGATCGCTTGCTGGGCAATTTGCGTCAACGATACACCCCCGCCGAACTATATTTGACTAAATCTGTGGCAACATTTTTTGAAGCTACAAACCCGCTAGTTAATAAAGGTACGGGTGTGCGCTATCTAGCTGAAGAATTACTAAAAATAGACGCTGCTAACGTTATGACAATTGGCGATAACTTCAATGATGTAGAAATGCTAGAGTACGCCGGACTTGGGATCGCCATGGGTAACGCTCCTGCGGGTGTCCAAGCCGTAGCTCAGTGGGTAGCGCCTGGAGTCGAACAAGATGGAGCCGCCGTAGCGATTGAAAAATATTTGCTTGAGAATAATTGA